The region GGCTGAGCTGAGGAGGGCCAACCAGGCCCAGTGCTGTAGGTCAGCAGCTGAGTGGGCAGACCTGAGCCTGAAGTGCGTCTCTCTGCCCACAGGCCAGGACTCAGTCAGCCCCATCCGGACCACCCACACCGGGCAGGTGCGGGGCAGCCATGTCCATGTGAAGGAAACCGATGTGGGGGTCCACACTTTCCTGGGAATTCCCTTTGCCAAGCCACCTGTAGGACCACTGCGCTTTGCAGCCCCTGAGCCCCCTGAACCTTGGAGTGGTGTGAGGGATGCGACCTCCCACCCGGCCATGTAAGTTCTCCTGGGATCTGGGGAACCTCAGGGCTGGAGTGGGGATGGGCAATCCGAGCCCTGGGCCAGGCTGCAGTGGCTCCTTCATCTAAACTGTACTACAAGGCCTGGGGCTGTAGACCAGTGGTAATGTGTTTTTTTGCAAACTAATGCACCATCTTTGAAACCCAGGCCcgaaatgaacaaatatataaaaatatatccctCTGCATGAGGCAATTCCCACACTCATTCTTCCAATGCTGGAGTAACTTTGCCAGGCCCCTGCCTCAGGGTGTGGAACCCAAAAGGCATTATTAGCTCCAAGTGCTGAACACAGAGGAGAAAATAATGTATAGCTTACTCCAGGGGTTCTCTCCCACCAGGGGAGATGTGTCTGGGAGAGGGTCAGCTTGGCTCTCTGAACCTATAAAAGACCTTGACTCCAGCAGTCGATGCTGCAGATCCCTGAGGAGGGCAACAGTGGTGGCTCCTTGGGGACCCCACCCACAGGGCCAAGGGAAAGGGGCATGTGCTTACAGCTCGAGACTCAGTGGAGGGGTGAGGTTATCTGAGAGTCTCGAGTTGGGCTGTGGGATGCCCCATTACCCTTCATTGAGAACTAACCTCCATACACTCAGGCACCAGCTGTGTGGGGACACCTATGCTGTTCCAGGCCTGAGTGGGGATAGTAATAAATAGTGAATGTCAACAGGGGCAGCCAGTGTTTCCCAGATAGGGCCCTAGAGTCAGGATTGCCTAGCCTCAGAAGGAGTTGGAATCAAGTGCTCAACAATCTTGAGGCCTCCCTGGGTGTGGGGAATCCATCCCTGCTTCCCTCAAGCCTGTGGCCTGGAACTCAGTGGGAAATGACTTGAAAGAAGGATCATGTGAGGCCAGGCATCAGTTAAGGCAGGGAGTGAGGTTGTCTGGGATCGAGTCAGGACCTGAGGTCTGAATCGACCACTGCTCAGCCCCTGGAGTAATTGTATTCCATTGTCACCAGGTGTCTGCAAAATGCAGATGCATTGAATCTAGAGGCTCTGAACCTAGGGAGTACAAACTTGCCTCCCATCCCCGTGTCAGAGGACTGCCTGTACCTCAGCATCTACGCGCCTGCACATGCCCGTGAAGGCTCTAATCTGCCTGTGAGTGTCAAGTCATGGTCAGTTGAAGGGTGGGAGAACATTTTGGGGAGAACATTAGAAGTGGGCTTGGCACATGGTTCAAGGTAGAGAGCTAGCACAATGCTGTGAAGGCCTGGGATTGACCCCAAGTACTACATAACAATACCAATGACACTGGAAGACACAGGTCCAGCTGGCCACCACTGTGGAGTGAACTACCATGAAAAGTTTCTCACTATCAGCTCCAAGAAGGCCTCTTATGCAGGAAGAAAGCTGACCTAGGCATGGAATCCAAGAGCCCTGGATGCTCTCAGAGGCCAAATGTCCTAACCCACTGATCAACTCACCAGCTTGTACTCAGGAGATCCCATTCAGGTGCCCAAATCTGCACATTGAGATCACTAAATTCCATGACCATGGTCTATTTTGGGGCCAGAGATTAGATGACACTTTAAATTAATATTCAAGTGAGGTAATCACAgaaacatccattttcttttactttcagaGTACTTCTAAGAGGAATAGATCCATGTTCTGTTTCCTGGTTAGACTCCAAAGTATGAGAGGCCTGATTTTCCAAGTTGAACTTACTCTGTCACCAGTACCCTAGGTCATAAGGTCCTACTAGCGTTCTGTGTGGGTAGCTACACAAACCAAAGTGGTGTTCAGACTAGGGATTCAGCCAGAATGGAGTTGGGCACGGTGGCCACCACATGGTATATCTCCTGATTTCCCAGGTGATGGTCTGGATCCATGGTGGTGCCTTGGTGATGGGCTCAGCTTCCATGCTTGATGGTTCTATTCTGGCAGCCATTGAAAATGTACTGGTGGTCACTATCCAGTACCGCCTGGGAGTTCTGGGCTTCTTCAGGTGAGCCTGGGACAAGGATGATGGATGGGGACTGAGTCAACAGAGTCAACGATCTATTGATCATCATCCTTTCTATTTCTCAGCACTGGAGACCAGCATGCCACTGGCAACTGGGGCTTCCTGGACCAAGTGGCCGCCTTACGCTGGGTCCAGCAGAATATTGCCCACTTTGGAGGCAATCCTGATCGGGTCACTATTTTTGGCGAGTCTGCAGGTGGCACTAGTGTGTCCTCACTTGTGGTGTCTCCAATGTCCCAAGGACTCTTCCATGGTGCCATCATGGAGAGTGGGGTGGCCCTGCTACCTGACCTTATCACCAGCTCATCTAAAGTTGTCTCCACAGTGAGTATCCTTTACTACCCAAGGCCAAATCTGCAGACTCACCCTCCAACTTCAGAGCCTTTGCCACTCTGTCTGTTCCATGGGAACAGAGACCATGCAGGTGTCTCTGGAACCGCCCAAACTGCCCACCACCCCTGGGTGTTTTGAGGAGCTCAAAGGTCAGAATCCACACACCCCTGCCTCAAGTGGTTGATTTTGCTCTATGGTGTGCAAAGCTGCATCCAGGGGTCCTCATCCTCAGAAGACACATGGAAGCAGGTGTGATGTCTCCTCTGGATGATACCTGAGCTTCAGGGAAGATGGAAGAATTTCACACCTGCATCAGTATAATAGGGTACACTTTGAGAATTAAGGGCAACCCACACAAAGCTGAGATATAGGCAATACCACCCTTTCTTTACAGATGGTGGCCCACCTGTCTGCCTGTGGGCAAGTAGAGTCAGAGGCCCTGGTGAGCTGTCTGCGGGGCAAGAGTGAACAGGAAATGCTGGCTATTACCAAGGTAGGCTGAATGGAGGTTAGTGAGGAGACAGGGGTCATAGTATATGGAAAATAAAGTGCTTTCCACTGTGGAACAAAGATCTCATTTCCAAGGCTTGGTCTCCTTGTATCCTCATAGCCTTGATTGGGATTTGAGACAAAAATATTCTAAACCAGATAAGAATCTTTGAATGTTGGTGTGAGCATCATTGGTTGAGTTGGGATGGGTTGGAGGTAATTCCAGTGTCATTAGAAAACAAACTTTCCTTCCTATGATCATGTACCTTGAATGTCCCCTTAGGCTTTCAGTGTCATTCCTGCTGTGGTGGATGGGGCCTTCCTACCCAGGCACCCCCAGGAGCTTCTGGCCTCTGCTGATTTTCAACGTGTTCCGAGCATCATTGGTGTCAACAATGATGAGTATGGCTGGTTCCTTCCCATGGTGAGTCCCCTCTCAAAACCCCTACAATAGTGTCAAGTGTGAGCAGCTTTAGACCTCGTATATCCTGGTCATCACACCCCTAATTCTAAACTATTCCTTCACCACACAGCTCTTGGGCCCCCCTGAAATCCAGAAAGATCTAGACAGAGAGTCCACTCGAGCTGTTCTGCAGAAAATATCAACACAGATGGTAAGACTTCTGGCGTCCTGCACCAGGCAGAGTGCAGCCAGACACTCTTCCTTTTCAGTAATCCCCAGGAACAAAGATTGATCTATGTGCATTTGTGGGTGGGGCCACCGCCCAGCTTGACAGCATTGCCCTATTCCCTGACATTACAAACCCCAATCCCTACCCTCTAGCTCCTGCCTCACTGCCCCAGAGATTGCCTAACCTGACTCTCCCTGATCCCCTGGACTAGATGAAGTTGCCTGCCGAATGTGCTGACCTATTGATGGAGGAGTACATGGGAGACAACAAGGACCCCCACACCCTCCGACTCCAGTTCCAGGAGATGATGGCAGACTTCATGTTTGTGATGCCTGCACTCCAAGTAGCACAGTATCAGAGTGAGTGTATCTGAACCTGAATCCTGGCTTCCTAGGAGACAGCTGAGAGCTGTGGGTCCCAGGTGAGGTCTGGTGTCAGGTCCTGACACATGTCTTTATCCAGACTCTGGTCCCAGGCACCTGAAGGCTGTTGTCTCAGTAAATCCTTATGAGTAGGGTAAAAGATAGACATCACATTCATTTAACAGCGGAGAAAACTTAGGTAGTGGCACTCAAGGACTTCCCGTGACCACACAGCCATGAACTTTAAGACATGATTTAACAAAGAGCCTTCCAACTGCCTCTGAACCATTCTGGGCTTCCAAGCCACTGTGAAGATTCAAGCCAGCTTTGGACCTAGCAATCTTGCCAACAAAAGTGACACATCCTGTCCACCCTCCAGGTTCCCATGCTCCTGTCTACTTCTATGAGTTCCAGCATCGTCCCAGCATCTTCAAGAACATCAAGCCACCACATGTGAAGGCTGACCATGGTGATGAACTCATCTTTGTGTTTGGATCCTTCATCAATGGCATTAGAAGTGAGCACTCCTTGTTCCACAGGAGCATTCTCATGACTACAGGGTGGCAATTGCTCTCATTATACAATGAGAAACTGTGGCTTAGAGAGAACATGGGATCCAGTGTCTACCATCTTACATGGGTCATTCCAGGGTTAGACCTTTCCCAGTCCAATCTATACACCTTCTATGTGTTCCCACCCCAAAAAATGGTGTGTTGCATAGGAGAAGAGGGGGTTGGGTAAAAgcctaatcattttttaaatgacttcacaGTGTCCAAAAGAAGGAAACTTTTAGGCCAAGGAGGAGCCCAGTGTTGATTCAGTTAAAGGCTGGGAGAAATAAAGGCAGGTTGGGCAAGCTGAGGGCCTGGCCCTGGGACTGTTGTGATAGGGAAGGGACACAAGCCTGTGGCTTGGTGGTGAGTGTGGCACAGGAGTGGACAGCTGGATGGGGTTGGCCAGGACCTGGACCCTTGCCTTCCTCCTCCCACAGTTGAGCTCACTGAGGAGGAGAAGCTGCTGAACAGGAGGATGATGAAGTACTGGGCCAACTTTGCTCGAAATGGGTGAGAAAACCTGCCAGGGGGCACGGGTCCTCCACTGCTCCCCTTGTCTGAAGTGACCCCATTAGCAATTGTGTGTCCTTCATCACATTCTAGCCCCCTCCACAACCAGAAGACCTACACTAAAAAAGGGTGCTTTATGGGAGCAGGTCATTGGTCTCTTCTCTTAGTGGTCTAGAGGGTGAGCCATAGTGCTGGGCTACCATGAGAGCCAGTCTCTCACAGGGAAGGGCAACACAGGCCAGGTTTCCCTGCCCTGTGTGGAATGACACAAGTGAGAAGTCAGTGCTTTCCTACATCAGGACGCACCTCCCCATTCTCAACACCCTTTTCTGCCTGGCTGGATGCCCTGTCCATAATTAGGGTTGAAGGTCAGATTTTAGTTCAACAGAGCTCAGACTGACCCTCACCCCTCCCTGCTGGGAGGGCATGTGCACAGGAACCCCAACAGAGAGGGCCTACCCCACTGGCCACTGTTCGACCAGGACCAACAGTACCTGCAGCTGGACATCCAGCCTGCTGTGGGCCAGGCCCTGAAGGCACACAGACTGCAGTTCTGGAccaagaccctgcctcagaagATCCAGGAGCTAAAGGAGGCTGAGGACAAGCACACAGATCTCTAGCTTCCTTGTCAGGAAGAGAGGGGTGTGCTAGGTGTGATGGGGTCTTCCTGTGGTGCCCACACATGCCCACCCAAGAACCAGGGTTGACCCACTCATTCACATAGCTATTCGTCCATACACTCCTCCATGGGTCCTCTCCTGTTAGACACACTCAGTAATTCCCAATGCATGCCCACCTTCCTCCTCACCCCACTGTGCCTGagtccctcccttccttcctcccctctcctaGATGGATACAACCCCATCTATCCCCTCCTCCCAGTTGCCACACCCTCCCATGCTAACAGAGAAGTTTTAGGAAGCAGAACTGGTACTTTTCTGAACCCCTTGCCCACCTCTCAGCAAGTACCCCATGTCCTCATACCAGTGGGTCCTCTTAAGAAAAGCCCCAGTGTTTTACTCCATCAGGCTCCTGtgacaacaacagcaacaacaacaacaacaactccaATAATAATCAAGCtcggcctggtggcacatgcccataatctaagccactcaagaggctgaggaaaaagAATTATATGTGCAGCCCAGGCTGGCCACCTGTGGAGACCTGAGTGCAATATAAACTAATAAGTCTGggagagtagctcagtggtggagtacttgccaagcatgcacaaggtcctgggtttgatcacaaTGCTACTaccaaaatatcaacaaataaaaactgggtagcttataaacaatgCAAATGTGTTGTCTTCTGTGTTGAATGTAAGTCCAGAATCAAATGTTAGCAGATTTGTTGTCTGGGAAGGTCTTACTTTGGTTTCTAGATGGCACCTTCCCACCATGTCCTCACTTGGCAGAAGGGGCAAACAAGTTCTCTTGAACCTATTTTACAGTTCCTAAACAGAGTCCCCTCCCAATGATTCATCACTTTCAGcctggatttctttctttatttcctgcTTTCCATCTGCATGACCACAACTCACCCTCTGGGGCACCATGCTTTCCCCTTCCTAACACAGGAGACACCTCACATTCTTACATGGTGCAGCTTCCTGCACCATCGAGTGGAAAGGATGAAGTACTGTTTttataatgactttatttttagttatttatgatttttatgtggtgctgaggatcaaacccagtgtttcacctgtgctaggcgagcactctaccactgagtcacaactccagcccactaCAGATGCACACTGTATTACCCAAAGGGACTCCCATGatattttgtagatttttaatagatttttaaacagCCTTAGCATTGagtctaagtgtgtgtgtgtgtgtgtgtgtgtgtgtgtgtgtgtgtatgagtgcgTACAGTGACCACACCTACTGCCTtggcctgctaggcaagcactataccactaagctacatccattCACAGCCCAGTGTGGAATAACTTATATGCAATTAAATTAATCTTGAGTGTACAATTTACTCACTCTGAGGTAACATGTAAGATAAACAAACACCATCACCACAGTTTTACCAGTTTCTTTCACTTCCTAAACTTCCTCATGCCCCTTCCTTGCCCTGAATCCTGCTGTAAGGCAGTCACCTAATTGCTTGTTCCTCTAGTTGGCCTTGCCCCAAATATGATGCACATGGACACTTTTAGGAATGGCTCTGTCACTTCACATACTATTTTTGAGATGCAGCAGATCTCAGATTCCTTTTCCTGGGGAGTGGCATTCCTTGTAGAATGCTTTATCCATTGACCACTTGATATACATCTGAGTGTCTTCCATTTTTGACCAATTCTAATGAAGCTCTTAGAgacattttcagaaattatttatatGGACCCATGCTGTCATTTCTCTTGAGGAAAGACCTGAGAggagaattgctgagtcatatggcAAATGTGTGTGGAACAtttaagggaaataaaaaaactCTACTCCAAAATGACTCTGTCACTTTGCATCCCTACCAGCCATTTATGAGGGTACCAGTTGCTCCATATCCTCTTCAACACTTGGTCTGATGGTCTTATCAAATTGTATTTAAACCACGTGTTGGGGGATCTCATTGCAGATGTTTGTTTTTACTTCTAGATTCTGCCTCCatctcccattccctccctccccccaccctcatctctatatatgtataggTATAATATATGCAAATACTTACACAGATACGCTCCTGAAACTCTTTATCATTTCTCATTATTACTGTTATCTTGGTCATTGTCAAAGCCAAGGCCTCTGTAAGATGGTGCCATAAAGGACAGAGCCCATGGGGACCTTCACCCTAGCAGACTCCAGATTAGGAAGAAGCACTTGTTGTCCAGTTGACACAAAGGAGCTTATAATAGGACTGAGCTGGgaggagcccagagcccagctAAGAACTAGGTGAGGAGAATCAGAGCAGAGAAAGCATCTgcccaggaggggctggggccatgGCTTGGAGCAGAGTGCACTGCAAGAAGAATTGAACCCACAGCAGGCTTGCTGATTGGGTGGAGGTCAAAGAGAAGCAGTGCTCTCAGCATGCTGGCTACTCACTTGTGGATAAAGCTGATTGCTCTCCAAAGTGGCTGCGAAGGACACGACACTATGTTGTGAGAGCctatgggggtgggggaaagctAGCCAAGAATGGTTTGCAGGGGAACTTCTAGGCTGCCTGGCCCCACACCCCTTCATCAGGGAAGTCTGGTTAAGCAGGTCCTCCTAACCCAGACTGGTTTGCATTCATACATGCAGGGTTCAGGAAGTTGAGCCCCACACCTCTTCATCAGAAAATTCAGGTTGACCAGGTACTCCTAACTCAGACTGGCTTCCATTCCTAGCCCATGCAGGGCTAAGGATCTTTCAGAATCTGTCAGAGGCACCTAAGGTCTGGGAGTTCCCTGGAACAGCAAGCACAGTCACACCTCCCTGCCACTGTGCAAGCAGTTCCCCTCACTCCAGCAAGGCCACCTGTATTTCTCCATCTCTGGAAACCTTCATTCTGCACCCCCCAGAGAAGCCCTCCAGGTTCCTCCAGTTACATCCAGCtctctgctccctcctctcctccccaacAACCTCATGGGCCTGTGACAGCAAGGACAGGGAATTAGTGACTCCAGGTGTGAGGAGAAGGGTCCTGGGATCTCAGAGGGACTGCAGAGGCTGTGTGGCAGCCTGGGAGGTGCCCAAGGGAAGAAGAGGGGTAGGGCCCTGCTCGCTGCACACTGGCCCCATGACCTCTGAGAGTTCAGAGTGACTCTCCTGCAGCACACACCTTGCAGGGCACCACCCATTTCCCAGACTCCTCACTGTCAGGTTCAAATTCCCCCTGGGCAGAATGCTGCTCTGCATTTCCAGGTGAAGCCCTGGGAATACAAAAGCAGCCCTGGGAGCCGACCATGTGCCTGCACAGACTTCCTGCCTGGCTCATCCTCGTGGCCTATGGGCTCCTGATGCTCCTCATCCAGGGCCAGGGTGAGGCTGCCATGGGGAGGGTGGTAGAGACCAGGTTGCAGCTTCCAAAGTGCACAGAGACAGAGCCTGAGCCTGGAGGGAAGGCACCAGGGCGGGGGAGTTGGTAGAGGAGACAGATGAGGGGGATGAGGGGCTGGAGGGAGAGCCAGAGAGGGTCAGAGCTGCCTGGGGACACCTCCATGGAGGAGTGAGCTAGTGTGAGGGGATTCTGAGGAACACGTATGGGCAAGTCAGAAGCCTCCTGGCAAAGGAACAAGGATAGGGACCTTTCCctcctgtgtgtgtctgtggctgTAGCTACTACTCAACCTTGGGTAATAACAACAGCAATAAGAAGAGCTGGCTGGTTACATTTGGCTCTGAGTGTGTTGACCCCTTGGCCAGAGAAGTGCTGGCACATTTTGTAGGGTCCATAGGCAAGGTTACTGGTCCTGAGAGATACAGAAGTCCCTGGTACCACTTCTCAAAGCTGATCTGAATGACTGGTGATATCCTTTCACTCACAAACCCAAGCTAGCATGCCTTGGATTGTGTTCTGGGACAAAGGGGATGTACTATATACCTGCTAGAAGTCTCTAGGCCCTTATCAGAAGGTGCTGGCATAAGAGAACCATGCCCAGGGAGTGTCAGCAGCCCTGGATCTCTCCCACCCCAAAGGCTCCTATTGTGGGTGTTGGACATAGACCCAGCTTTCCCAGTCTAATCTGCACAGAGGAATCCATGCTCACCTGTCCCCCTTGGACCACCACTGATAGGCTTCCTCCCTTACCTGGGGCTGACAGAACCATAATTTTATCAGCAAGAAGATTGTTTTACCTTCACTGAAAGATTCTATtttcaacagtcttttttcttgaactcacaaccaaaaaaaaaaaaaaaaactcagtccTGAGAGGGTATAGAATTGAGTCCCACAGTCTTCTGATCACCAAGTCCTGGCTCCTCCACAAGCCCATCTAGGTCTTAAGTAGAGTCCAGATCTTTCACACTACTCATCTTTGTCTCTCACCTAAATGGTCACAAACCCATCTTTTCTGGTGTGACCTTTTCCTCATCTGGACACGGGGACACTTCCCACCACTACATACATACATGGGTGAGATTCCTCCTGCTGGTTCATGCAGGCCTTGTGCTCAAGGAAGCAGCGACATTATGTCATCAGACTGTGAGCAGGAATATTTAGCAGGCTTTGTCCTTTGTAGTAAGTAATATCAGGCATTAGTGTCCAGTGGCCATGTGAGTTACATGGACCACGATCCCTCTGGCATGGCATTATGTGGAGACAGCATGTTGGTAGGGACAGGAGTGTCTTTGGACTTGGAGGGATGCTGGCCAATTTCCTTCTCTGGTCCTGTGAGTGGATGCTGCCCTGGCCTGACCTGTACCAGGGAGCATCAAACATGCAGATCCTAGGGGATTTggtgagagagaggaggaggtttggagttttaaattttttctgatgGAAACAGCTCAGATCTACCACATTATAGAGTGAGAACTTGAACCTGGGGGAAGGAAGGCTCCAGTGATGTGGGAGCTGGGGAGATGTGAACAATAGCAGAAGAACTGTGGACCTGACTGCCAACTCTCTGCAccctgaagcacagagaggactGGGGCATCCTGAGGGCTGCACAGCACCCAAGTGTGGACCCATTCTgcagaagagagaagagttaaaTGCAACAGGCCCAACATCAACCTTTACCCAAATATCATGACTTGGACAAGCCAGATATATCTAGCTTGACTTTCGGTTGCCTCCTTGCCTTGATACCCAACACCAGGCAGGACAATTTTGTATGGTCTGAACTCATAGCTCCCTTCCTAATGTCTGTTTCTCTTTACATGAATGATTCTTCTTTATGTCATGTCTTGTCTTCTCAAGCATGAGATCCTTAAGAATGGGAAACTTTAGTTCCATTCCCACAGTCCTCCTAGTGCATGACATGACCTGGCACAGTGAGTGCAATGGACACTCCTGCCCCATCAGCCCAAAAGACATTCTTCTGGCAGTTGCTAGGGCTGAAGGATGGTGGCTAGTCACAGGGGCCTGGTGAGTCTGAAGGAATAGTCTGTGAGCCAGTCGAGTGATAGTGGTGGTGGCGATAGGGATTAGGGATGAGCAGAAAGATTCTGAAGCGAAGGTTGACAGATCAGGGTTCCTCTACAAGGCTCAGATAAAGAGAGCCAACAAGGCCCAGTGCTGCAGGTCAGCAGCTGAGTGGGCAAACGTGAGCCTGAAGTACATCTCTCTGCCCACAGGCCAGGACTCAGTCAGCCCCATCCGGATCACTCACACCGGGCAGTTGCGGGGCAGCCTTGTCCACGTAAAGGGGACCGGTGCGGAGGTCCACACCTTCCTGGGAATTCCCTTTGCCAAGCCACCTGTAGGGCCACTGCGCTTTGCAGCCCCTGAGCCCCCTGAACCTTGGAGTGGTGTGAGGGATGGGACCTCCCACCCGGCCATGTAAGTTCTCCTGGGGTCTGGGAaacctcagggctggggttggggtgggtaATCCGAGCCCTGGGCCAGGCTGCAGTGGCTCCTTCATCTAAACTGTACTGCAAGGCCTGGGGCTGTAGACCAGTGATAATGTGTTTTTAACAACCTAATGCACCATCTTTGAAACCCAGGCcctaaatgaacaaatatataaaaatatatccctCTGCATTGGGGCAATTCCACACTCATCCTTCCAATGCAAGAGTAACATTGCCAGGCCCCTGGCTCAGGGCTTGGAACCCAACAGGCATTAGCTCCAGGTGTTGAATATAAGAGCAGAAACACATGTCCCTGGATTTGACTTACTCCAGGTGTTCTATCCCACCAGGGGAGATGTGTCTGGGAGAGGGTCGGCTTGGCTCTCTGAACCTATAAAACCCCTTGACTCCAGCAGTCGATGCTGAAGATCTCTCAGGAGGGCAATAATGGTGGCTCCTTGGGGACCCCACCCACAGGGCCAAGGGGAAGAGGCATGTGCTTACAGCTGGAGACTCAGTGGAGGGGTGAGGTTTTCTGAGAGCCTCAAGTTGGGCTGTGGGAGGCCCCATTACCCTTCTGTGAGAATTAACCTCCATCCACTCAGGCATCAGCTGTGTGGGGACACCTATGCTGTTCCAGGCCTGAGTGGGGACAGAGATAAGTGGTGAATGTCAACAGGGGCAGCCAGTGTTTCCCAGACAGGGCCCTAGAGTCAGGATTGCCCAGCCTCAGAAGGAGTTGGAATGAAGTGCTCAACAATCTTGGGCCTCCCTAGGGGTCTGGAATCCATCCTTGCTTCCCTAGAGTCTGTGGCC is a window of Ictidomys tridecemlineatus isolate mIctTri1 chromosome 15, mIctTri1.hap1, whole genome shotgun sequence DNA encoding:
- the LOC144364677 gene encoding cocaine esterase-like yields the protein MSLHRLPAWLILVAYGLLMLLIQGQGQDSVSPIRTTHTGQVRGSHVHVKETDVGVHTFLGIPFAKPPVGPLRFAAPEPPEPWSGVRDATSHPAMCLQNADALNLEALNLGSTNLPPIPVSEDCLYLSIYAPAHAREGSNLPVMVWIHGGALVMGSASMLDGSILAAIENVLVVTIQYRLGVLGFFSTGDQHATGNWGFLDQVAALRWVQQNIAHFGGNPDRVTIFGESAGGTSVSSLVVSPMSQGLFHGAIMESGVALLPDLITSSSKVVSTMVAHLSACGQVESEALVSCLRGKSEQEMLAITKAFSVIPAVVDGAFLPRHPQELLASADFQRVPSIIGVNNDEYGWFLPMLLGPPEIQKDLDRESTRAVLQKISTQMMKLPAECADLLMEEYMGDNKDPHTLRLQFQEMMADFMFVMPALQVAQYQSSHAPVYFYEFQHRPSIFKNIKPPHVKADHGDELIFVFGSFINGIRIELTEEEKLLNRRMMKYWANFARNGNPNREGLPHWPLFDQDQQYLQLDIQPAVGQALKAHRLQFWTKTLPQKIQELKEAEDKHTDL